The Streptomyces sp. 11x1 genomic sequence GGGGGCGGAGAGTAAGGGGAGTTGAGGGGGCTCCTCTACATCGCCACCACCGATCCGACCACGTCCGACTCCGGAGCGCTCTACCTCGCCGCCGCCTCCAACGTCGCCAACGGCGGCCGGGTTGTCACGGGCACTGCGGACCTGGACCGGACGGCACCGCTGATGCGCGAACTGATCAGCGTCCAGGGCGCCCAGCAACCGAGCACCGACGCGGCGTTCCGCGACTTCGTCAGCGGGGTCGGCAATCCGCTCGTCCTGGTCTACGAGTCGCAGGTCGCCGCGATGCTGGCAGAGGGGCAGGGGGTAGACGACCTGGTGGTCCTCTACCCGGACACCACCGTGTTCAGCGACCACACCGTCGTACCTGGGGCTTCGGGGATGAAAGGCACGGGGCGCAGCCCCTGCTTTTCAGGGGCGCGGGGAACTGCGCGAGAAGCCCCACCGGACCCGCACCCGGCAACGCAGCCCAGCCACCCTCCCCCGTCACCCCACACTCGCCAGAAGCACGATCAGCAACACCACCCCCACCACCACCGCCAACACCTTCAACCCCGCGTACGGAGACGCCGCCTGATCCGGCGGAACCCCCGGAGGGCCCGGTACCGACGTGGGCCGCGACCCGTTGAAGACGTCGTGCCCGGTGACCGCGGCCCGCGTGCACCAGGGGCACGTCGGCAGATGCGAGCCGTACGTGTGCAGGGGCCGCACCGTGCAGGCCCGCACCTGCCCGCGCTCCTTGTCCAGGGCCCGCAACCACGCCTCGGCCTGCGGCCGCGCGTCGGGGTCCTGGACGCCCGGCCCGAACGCGGCCTTGGCGAGGACGAGGAGTTCGGTCGGCAGCACGGAGGGGTCGATCGTGCCGCGCGGAATGGTGACCCGTTCGGGCCGGACGACGTAACTGCAGCTCGCGGCGATGTTGTCCTTGACCGTCGACTCGGAGGCACTCTCGTGCGGCACCCCGCCGAAGGGATGGTTGCCGGCGGTGAGCAGCTGGTAGACGAGGACGGCGAGGGCGAAGTCGTCGCTCTGCCGGGTCGCGGGGCCGCCCGCCTGCCGCTCGGGGGACGAGTAGTCGGTGGTGTGCATCAGGCACGGGAAGAGCTCGCCGGTGACCGGGTCGGTGAAGGCGATGGAGTCGCAGTCGAGGAAGGTGACGAAGCCGTTGGCGTCGACGACGACGTTGCTGCTGGAGAAGTCGCCGATGACGAGGTTGTCGTAGTGCATGCGGGCCGTCATGAAGGCGAGGTTCCAGGCGACGCCGAGCAGGAACCGCCAGTCGGCCCGGTCCGGGAAGAGCTTGAGGCGCTGGACGCGGGTGAACAGGCCGACCAGCTGCACGTGCTGGGGTTCGCCGAAGCGGCGCATCGCGTAGCCGAGGAACTCGCCGTTCGCCCCCCGGGCGATCGCGGTGGGCCAGGCCAGCTCCGGCGGCTGGCTGGCATCGGTCGGGCGGGCGGCCAGCGGTGACATGGTCAGCATCCGGGTCAGCCGCCGTTCCTGGTCCGGCCCCGGGGTGTCCCGGTAGATCTTGACGACGATCCCCGTGTCCCCCTCCACCGGGAAAACGGCCGCCTGCCCACCCCCCTTCAACGGCAACTCGGCCAGAGTGACCCGCCTACCGTCGAGAAAGACCGTGCGGCCGCTCATGGCCGTACCTCCGAGTGTTCGTCGAGCCGGTCGTCACCGCTGATGAGCCTGGGGCGTATGGCGCGCATGGGGCGCGCTCAGCGCCGGTAGGTGCGGACCGCGCGCAGCAGGGTCTTGTCGTCGGCGTTGAGGGCGGTGAGGCGGTCGGAGCGCAGGAGAGCGGCCAGATTGGGGTCGCGGTCGTCCTCGGCGGCCTGGTCGAGGGAGCGGAAGACGGCGTCGGCGAACGAGGTGTTCGGTGACTGTGCGCCGTCGGCCGTCCGGTTGAGCATGGCCTGCGCGAGCCCGTCCGTGGAGAGGAGCACCCCGTCGACGCCGTCGTCCAGGACGCACTCGGTGTGGGTCCAGCGGTCTCTGTCGGGCGAGGTCAGGAACACCGTCTCGTTGCTGTACTCGCTCGCCGCCGCGGCCTGCGGCAGCAGATGGAACTGCCGTTCCCCGTCCTCCGTCCCGGCCCGCACGACGACGAACCCGTCGCCCACGGAGAGGTGCCCGAGCCAGCCGGGCGTGAGCACCACCACCGTGAGCGTGGTCGCGAAGTCGGGCGCGTCGGCTCCGGTCCGTTCGAGGAAGTCCTCGCTGACGTCGCGCAACGCGTCCCGCAGCAGTTCGTGCACGGCGTCCCCCGGCCGGACCCCCGCGGCCGCCTCGGCCCGCCGTACGAAGTGGTCCGTGGCGAGCCCCACGGCGAGGCGCGCGCCCTCGTCCGACCGGGGCCGGCTGCCGGCCCCGTCGGCGACGGCGAGCACGGCGACGGAAGGTGTGGCCGCGGCGGCGCACGCGTCCTGGCAGGGCAGGCCCTGGCGCCGGTGCCGGTAGCCCTCGACGCTCAGGCCGTGGATCCGCCAGGGCGGGGCGGCGTTCACCTCACGCCTCCCAGGCGGGGCGCTGTGTCTTGAACTGGCTGAAGATCTTCTCGAACACCTCGTCCCCCGCCCCCTTCTGCTCGGCGTTGGCACTGGCGGACATCATCTGGAGCAGCTCGCGGAACGGGAATCCCTGCAGCCGGGCGTTGAACTTGGGTGCGAACGCCCGCAGCACCGACTCCCCCATGTCCGTGATCCCGCCGACCCCGATCGCGTACAGCCGGAACCGGCGGGCGCGCTGCTCCTCGGCGAGGACGGGGACCAACCGATGCCAGGAGTCGGTGAGCCGGCCGGTGGGGTCGGTGGGCAGGCCGTCGGTGACGAGGCAGATCTGCGGCCGGTAGTACTGCAGGCCGGACGCCCGCAGCTCACTCTTGCGGGCGGCGACGATGTGCATCGCCAGCTCCAGCGCCTCGGTCATCAGGGTGACCCCGGCGGCCGTGAGCTGCGGTGCCTGGAAGGCGTGCGCGGGTATGAAGGGGCTCGTCCGGGTGCGCGGGTCGAGCAACTGGGGTCCGCGCCAGGCGCCGACGCCCTGTCCGCCGAAGGTGACGACGGCGACCTCCACGCTGTAGCTGAGGCTGACGTCGTCGTGGAGTTCCCTGGTCCACTCCGCGAGCGCGTTGTTGAGCGTCTGGATCGGCTGGCCCGCCATGGAGCTGGACGTGTCGAGGCAGAGCACGAGCGGCATGCGCTGGGCGTTGTTCTCGAACTCGATGTCGGCGTATTCGGCCGGCAGGGTGGGCGGGTATTCGCTGTGCATGGTTCATCCCCCTGTGCTTCTGGTGGTGCTGGGTGCTTCTGGTGTCGCGGGGTGGTTCCGGTGCGGCTGGTGGCCTGGTGCCGTCGGGGTCACCTGGGCGGGGTGGTGCCCTTCGCGTGGCGGGCGGCGGTCGGCGGGAAGGCGTACAGGACGTCGGAGTCCCGCTCCCGGGCGTCGGTGACGTCGACGAGGCTGCCGGGCACGGGCGACGGGCGCCCCGGCTCGGCCCACACGGCCCGGCGGAGCACCCGGTCGACCTCGAC encodes the following:
- a CDS encoding PP2C family serine/threonine-protein phosphatase, translating into MNAAPPWRIHGLSVEGYRHRRQGLPCQDACAAAATPSVAVLAVADGAGSRPRSDEGARLAVGLATDHFVRRAEAAAGVRPGDAVHELLRDALRDVSEDFLERTGADAPDFATTLTVVVLTPGWLGHLSVGDGFVVVRAGTEDGERQFHLLPQAAAASEYSNETVFLTSPDRDRWTHTECVLDDGVDGVLLSTDGLAQAMLNRTADGAQSPNTSFADAVFRSLDQAAEDDRDPNLAALLRSDRLTALNADDKTLLRAVRTYRR
- a CDS encoding VWA domain-containing protein — translated: MHSEYPPTLPAEYADIEFENNAQRMPLVLCLDTSSSMAGQPIQTLNNALAEWTRELHDDVSLSYSVEVAVVTFGGQGVGAWRGPQLLDPRTRTSPFIPAHAFQAPQLTAAGVTLMTEALELAMHIVAARKSELRASGLQYYRPQICLVTDGLPTDPTGRLTDSWHRLVPVLAEEQRARRFRLYAIGVGGITDMGESVLRAFAPKFNARLQGFPFRELLQMMSASANAEQKGAGDEVFEKIFSQFKTQRPAWEA